A window of Streptomyces broussonetiae genomic DNA:
CGTAGGCGGCGAAGGCGCTGCCGAAGAGCAGCACGAGGCCGCCGAGCAGCGAGGGCGCGAGCACGGGCAGGGCCACGTGGCGCCAGTACTGCACACCGGTGGCGCCGTTGTTCAGCGCGGCCTCGCGCCACTGCGCGCGCAGGCCGTCCAGCGCGGGGGTGATCGTGAGGACCATGAGCGGGATGAGGAAGTACAGGTAGACGAGGACCAGGCCCCAGAAGCTGTAGAGGTCCCAGCCGCTGTCCTTCAGGCCGAGGTGCACGGTGAGGACGCCCGCGTTGCCGAGGGTGGCGACGAAGGCGAAGGCGAGCGGCACACCGCCGAAGTTGGCGAGCACGCCGGAGGCGGTCAGCACGGCCTCGCGCAGCCAGCGGGAGCGGGAGCTGACCACGGCCTGCGCCAGCGGCAGCCCGAGCAGGGCGCCGAGCGCGGCGGCGATCGCGGACAGCTTGACGCTGCCGAGCAGGGCGGTGAGGTAGGGGCCCTGCAGCGAGGCCGTCATGTTGGAGCCGGTGTAGGTGGTCGCGCCCGTGGTGGCGTCGTCGACCGAGAAGGCGCCGTTCACGATGGCCACGGCGGGCAGGCCGAAGGCGATGGCGACGAAGACCAGCAGCGGTACGACCGCCAGCCAGCCGGGGGCGCGGCGCCGCCGCTTCGCCGAAGCGACGGGCGCCACGTCCGCACGCGGGAGAGCGGCGGTCATCCGGAGACGGCCTTCTGCCAGCCCTGGGCGATGACCGTCTTGGCCTTGCTCTGCTGGTCCTCGGTCGGGAAGGACGGCGTGCCGGTGACCTTCGGCAGCTGGGCGGCGGCCGTCTTGTCGAGGGTGCCGGCCTTCTCCATGGTGGCCATCAGCGCCGGGCGGGCGTAGCCCTGGAGCCAGAGGTTCTGGCCCTCGGTGCTGTAGAGGTACTCCTGCCACAGGCGGGCCGCCGCCGGGTGCGGGGCGTCCTTGTTGACGGCCTGGGAGTAGTACTGGGCGTACTGGCCGTCGCTCGGGATGACGACCTTCCAGTCGAGGCCCTTGGACTTGAACTCCTTGGCGTAGCCGGCGTTCAGGTAGTCCCAGTCGATGGAGATCGGGGTCTCGCCCTTCTCGACGGTGGCCGGGGTGGACTCGACGGGCGTGTAGTTGCCGCTCTTCTTGAGCTTGGCGAAGAAGTCCAGGCCGGGCTGGATGCTGTCGAAGGAGCCGCCGTTCGCGAGCGCCGCCGCGTAGACGCCGCCG
This region includes:
- a CDS encoding ABC transporter permease yields the protein MTAALPRADVAPVASAKRRRRAPGWLAVVPLLVFVAIAFGLPAVAIVNGAFSVDDATTGATTYTGSNMTASLQGPYLTALLGSVKLSAIAAALGALLGLPLAQAVVSSRSRWLREAVLTASGVLANFGGVPLAFAFVATLGNAGVLTVHLGLKDSGWDLYSFWGLVLVYLYFLIPLMVLTITPALDGLRAQWREAALNNGATGVQYWRHVALPVLAPSLLGGLVLLFGSAFAAYATAAAMVGSAVPLVTLQIADALSGNVLVGQENIALALSLDMVLVAGLVMAVYLPLQRRSARWLDA